One part of the Phycisphaeraceae bacterium genome encodes these proteins:
- a CDS encoding RidA family protein → MSTAEARLAALGISLPVPASPVAAYIPTRLVPLGPSSGLLFVSGQIPLRDGRMLAAGLVPSQVPLETARECARQCVLNGLAAAKAALGSLDRIEAVVRVGCFVACEPTFTDQPKVANGASELLVEVFGDAGRHARAAVGAPSLPLNAPVEVEFIFQVRT, encoded by the coding sequence GTGAGCACCGCCGAAGCCCGACTCGCCGCCCTGGGGATCTCTCTACCCGTTCCAGCATCCCCCGTCGCCGCGTACATCCCGACCCGGCTGGTTCCCCTCGGTCCATCCTCCGGGCTCCTCTTCGTCTCCGGCCAGATCCCCCTTCGCGATGGCCGGATGCTCGCCGCGGGACTGGTCCCCAGCCAGGTCCCGCTCGAAACCGCCCGCGAGTGCGCCCGCCAGTGCGTCCTGAACGGCCTCGCCGCGGCGAAGGCCGCCCTCGGCTCCCTTGACCGGATCGAGGCCGTTGTCCGGGTCGGGTGCTTCGTCGCCTGCGAGCCGACCTTCACCGACCAACCCAAGGTCGCTAACGGGGCCAGCGAACTGCTCGTCGAGGTCTTCGGCGATGCGGGCCGGCACGCCCGCGCGGCGGTCGGCGCCCCCTCCCTCCCGCTCAACGCGCCCGTTGAGGTCGAGTTCATCTTTCAGGTCAGGACCTAG
- a CDS encoding AMP-binding protein: MLTRGQLLVAALHVAAHLKETTESDTVALLLPTSAATPIAALAAWMIGKTVVPLNYLLKPEELSYVIADCGADTVVTTQAMLDFMGSTADECLYAPKGGGGGAPPVKHLIRIEDIGFSGVPEMHWPAVTPDEAVALLLYTSGTTGKPKGVMLTHGNITANIRQIVEHVDFSDRDSLLGVLPQFHSFGMTALTLLPLTVGCKVVYTARFVPSRLVKLLREHRPTCMIAVPSMYNAMLHVKDAEPADFASLRYTVSGGEPLPVAVAEGFKARFHVTLNEGFGMTETGPATNWCRPFEARPRSVGKAMPRVCQRIVDVATERDVPIGQEGELRIAGPNVTPGYYRLPELTAALFDSRGYLRSGDIAKFDHDGHLYITGRIKEMLIIAGENVFPREIEEVLNRHPSVKDSGVIGMADPLRGEVPVAFVEMKEAAGEEAGAETKVPFDELAILSWCREHLAGYKVPAEVRCVDTLPRTATGKVSRKDLKALVNPPA; the protein is encoded by the coding sequence ATGCTCACGCGTGGGCAGTTGCTGGTCGCGGCGCTCCACGTTGCAGCGCACCTCAAGGAGACGACCGAGTCGGACACGGTCGCCCTTCTGCTGCCCACCAGCGCGGCGACGCCCATCGCGGCGCTGGCCGCGTGGATGATCGGGAAGACCGTCGTCCCGCTGAACTACCTGCTCAAGCCCGAGGAACTGAGCTACGTTATCGCCGACTGCGGCGCGGACACGGTGGTCACGACGCAGGCGATGCTCGACTTCATGGGATCGACGGCGGACGAGTGCCTGTACGCCCCGAAGGGCGGTGGCGGCGGGGCGCCGCCGGTGAAGCACCTGATCCGCATCGAGGACATCGGATTCAGCGGCGTGCCTGAGATGCACTGGCCCGCGGTGACGCCCGATGAGGCTGTCGCGCTGCTGCTGTACACCTCCGGCACGACGGGCAAGCCCAAGGGGGTGATGCTCACCCACGGCAACATCACCGCGAACATCCGGCAGATCGTCGAGCACGTCGACTTCTCGGATCGCGATTCGCTGCTGGGGGTGCTGCCGCAGTTCCACTCGTTCGGAATGACCGCGCTCACGCTGCTCCCGCTCACGGTGGGGTGCAAGGTCGTGTACACGGCGAGGTTCGTCCCGTCGCGGCTGGTGAAACTGCTGCGGGAGCACCGGCCGACGTGCATGATCGCGGTGCCGTCGATGTACAACGCGATGCTGCACGTGAAGGACGCCGAGCCCGCGGACTTTGCTTCGCTTCGGTACACGGTCTCCGGCGGCGAGCCGCTGCCTGTTGCCGTGGCCGAGGGGTTCAAGGCCCGCTTCCATGTCACGCTCAACGAGGGGTTCGGCATGACCGAGACGGGGCCGGCGACCAACTGGTGCCGTCCTTTCGAGGCAAGGCCCCGGTCGGTTGGCAAGGCGATGCCGCGGGTATGCCAGCGGATCGTCGATGTGGCGACCGAGCGGGACGTGCCGATCGGGCAGGAGGGCGAGCTGCGGATTGCCGGTCCCAATGTCACACCGGGGTACTACCGGCTGCCGGAGTTGACCGCCGCGCTCTTCGATAGTCGGGGCTATCTCCGATCGGGCGACATCGCGAAGTTCGACCACGACGGGCACCTGTACATCACCGGCCGCATCAAGGAGATGCTGATCATCGCCGGCGAGAACGTCTTCCCGCGGGAGATCGAGGAGGTGCTCAACCGGCATCCCTCGGTGAAGGACTCGGGGGTGATTGGGATGGCCGACCCGCTCCGCGGCGAGGTCCCGGTGGCGTTCGTCGAGATGAAAGAGGCCGCCGGCGAGGAGGCCGGCGCCGAGACGAAGGTCCCGTTCGATGAGCTGGCGATTCTGTCATGGTGCCGCGAGCACCTGGCGGGGTACAAGGTGCCGGCGGAGGTGCGGTGCGTCGACACCCTGCCGCGGACCGCGACCGGCAAGGTGAGCCGCAAGGACCTGAAGGCGCTCGTGAACCCTCCGGCCTAG
- a CDS encoding tetratricopeptide repeat protein has protein sequence MMRPRTALALPLLVALLGALPGCGGDKRPASQGQAAVTSGDYISQYRAGNYAAARASAEMAAASSTGKERETALLVQGMSAHAMGRMDEAERILKPLTTNADREIAGRAQATLGLIAKSRGQHTKAGELLADASGDLSGDFAAQAALRAGDSLAAAGQNTAAKTQYQSGLAEAQSTVLKKAIQSRLETGAFTVQLGVFVDRRNADRAAAAVAGRTSTAGLGRATVWKRAGSNGKTEYVVSAGRYDVRFQASAAQQRLGQGIVATLADAN, from the coding sequence ATGATGCGACCACGAACTGCTCTCGCCCTGCCGCTCCTTGTCGCCCTGCTCGGCGCCCTCCCCGGGTGCGGCGGCGACAAGAGACCGGCCTCGCAGGGGCAGGCCGCTGTCACCTCCGGCGACTACATCAGCCAGTACCGGGCCGGCAACTACGCAGCGGCCCGGGCGAGCGCCGAGATGGCCGCTGCCTCAAGTACCGGCAAGGAGCGGGAGACCGCCCTGCTCGTGCAGGGCATGTCCGCCCATGCGATGGGCCGCATGGACGAGGCCGAGCGGATCCTCAAGCCCCTGACAACCAATGCCGACCGAGAGATCGCCGGGCGCGCCCAGGCGACGCTCGGCCTGATCGCCAAGAGCCGCGGCCAGCACACCAAGGCCGGGGAACTCCTTGCCGACGCCAGCGGCGATCTCTCGGGCGACTTCGCGGCCCAGGCCGCCCTCCGAGCGGGTGATTCGCTCGCGGCCGCGGGGCAGAACACGGCGGCAAAGACCCAGTACCAATCCGGCCTCGCGGAGGCCCAGAGCACGGTACTCAAGAAGGCGATCCAGTCTCGGCTGGAGACCGGGGCGTTCACGGTCCAACTCGGCGTCTTTGTCGATCGCCGCAACGCCGACCGCGCCGCGGCAGCCGTCGCCGGGCGCACCTCGACAGCAGGCCTGGGTCGTGCCACCGTGTGGAAGCGAGCCGGCTCCAACGGCAAGACCGAGTACGTCGTTTCGGCCGGTCGGTACGACGTCCGGTTCCAGGCCTCCGCCGCGCAGCAGCGGCTCGGCCAGGGAATTGTTGCCACCCTCGCCGACGCAAACTAG
- a CDS encoding holo-ACP synthase produces MAIIGHGIDVVEVSRISRLMAENGEAFLERCFTVAERDYAGASRRRDEHLAARFAAKEAVMKALGTGWTAGIAWTEIEVTRDAAGVPGIRLSGAAGAAAARAGVGAWHVSLSHTDTTAIASVIAETG; encoded by the coding sequence ATGGCGATCATCGGACACGGCATCGATGTGGTCGAGGTCTCGCGGATCTCGCGCCTCATGGCCGAAAACGGCGAGGCCTTCCTCGAGCGGTGCTTCACCGTCGCTGAGCGGGACTACGCCGGTGCCTCGCGACGTCGCGATGAGCACCTCGCGGCGAGGTTCGCCGCGAAGGAAGCCGTCATGAAAGCGCTCGGCACCGGCTGGACCGCGGGCATCGCGTGGACCGAGATCGAAGTGACGCGCGACGCCGCGGGGGTGCCGGGCATCAGGCTCTCCGGGGCCGCGGGTGCGGCCGCCGCGCGTGCGGGGGTCGGCGCGTGGCACGTGTCGCTCTCGCACACGGACACGACCGCGATCGCGTCGGTGATCGCCGAGACGGGCTAA
- a CDS encoding nucleotide exchange factor GrpE — protein sequence MFGSSKDNRPRDAEPQTPKGEEPSMDPDETAALIDQLSAERDEAARQRDEAMDKWKHALADFQNYQRRAIQNEQEARRQGTIGVLHSVIPVLDHFDLALVQSAGNPGVEQVMHGVQVIRDELLKALESHGVRVINPGPNDEFDPSRHQAISTQPVEPGGPVEPGRILSTLQAGYALVDRVVRPAKVMVAAAKG from the coding sequence ATGTTTGGATCAAGCAAGGACAACCGGCCCCGCGACGCCGAGCCGCAGACCCCCAAGGGCGAGGAGCCGTCCATGGACCCCGACGAGACCGCGGCGCTGATCGACCAGCTCTCCGCCGAGCGCGATGAAGCCGCCCGCCAGCGCGACGAGGCGATGGACAAGTGGAAGCACGCCCTCGCGGATTTCCAGAACTACCAGCGCCGGGCGATCCAGAACGAGCAGGAGGCCCGCCGACAGGGGACCATCGGAGTGCTGCACAGCGTGATCCCCGTGCTCGACCACTTCGATCTCGCCCTTGTCCAGTCCGCCGGCAACCCCGGCGTCGAGCAGGTCATGCACGGCGTCCAGGTCATCCGTGACGAACTGCTCAAAGCCCTCGAGTCCCACGGCGTCCGCGTGATCAATCCCGGTCCGAACGACGAGTTCGACCCCTCCCGGCACCAGGCGATCTCGACGCAGCCCGTCGAGCCCGGCGGCCCGGTCGAGCCGGGGCGGATCCTCTCGACGCTCCAGGCCGGCTACGCGCTCGTCGACCGGGTTGTCCGTCCGGCGAAGGTCATGGTCGCCGCCGCGAAGGGGTAA
- the dnaJ gene encoding molecular chaperone DnaJ, giving the protein MPTTRDYYEILSVERTSDGEEIKRAYRRLAMKYHPDRNPDDPQAEVKFKEAAEAYEVLSDAAKRERYDRFGHEGVRGKGAAAHDFSRMNVQDIFSMFNDIFGGGDAGGIGGGRPGRGGGIARGYDLETEVSITLVDVLKGCERDVEFTRLDICEKCTGTGAKKGTKPQTCPTCGGQGRVQQSGLGGMFRMVTACPSCAGRGSVVREFCEACRGKGRQPRNRKLGVRIPAGISDGQAVRVRGEGEPPPPEVSPSGDGVRGDLHVVIRVEEHEYFQRDGDHLVMEMPISFTQAALGAEVEVPTLDGRATLTIPRASQHGAVLRIPGEGVPNLRSARRGDLVVVAKIEIPKRLTSAQEKLLRDFAATENHDVLPESQGFWKKIKDTFAGS; this is encoded by the coding sequence ATGCCAACGACACGTGACTATTACGAGATCCTCAGCGTCGAACGGACATCCGACGGCGAGGAGATCAAGCGCGCCTACCGCCGCCTGGCGATGAAGTACCACCCGGATCGCAACCCGGACGATCCGCAGGCCGAGGTGAAGTTCAAGGAGGCCGCTGAGGCCTACGAGGTGCTCTCGGACGCTGCGAAGCGGGAGCGATACGACCGCTTCGGGCACGAGGGCGTCCGCGGCAAGGGCGCCGCCGCGCACGACTTCTCGAGGATGAACGTCCAGGACATCTTCTCGATGTTCAACGACATCTTCGGCGGCGGCGATGCGGGCGGCATCGGCGGGGGCCGGCCCGGCCGGGGCGGCGGCATCGCCCGCGGCTACGACCTCGAGACCGAGGTCTCGATCACCCTGGTCGATGTGCTCAAGGGGTGCGAGCGGGACGTCGAGTTCACACGCCTCGATATCTGCGAGAAGTGCACCGGCACCGGCGCCAAGAAGGGCACCAAGCCGCAGACCTGCCCCACGTGCGGAGGCCAGGGGCGTGTCCAGCAGAGCGGCCTCGGCGGCATGTTCCGGATGGTCACCGCCTGCCCGTCGTGCGCCGGGCGCGGAAGCGTCGTACGAGAGTTCTGCGAAGCCTGCCGCGGCAAGGGCCGCCAGCCGCGGAACCGCAAGCTCGGCGTGCGCATCCCCGCAGGAATCTCCGACGGCCAGGCCGTCCGGGTCCGCGGCGAGGGCGAGCCCCCGCCGCCCGAGGTCTCGCCCTCGGGCGATGGAGTCCGCGGCGACCTGCACGTGGTCATCCGCGTCGAGGAGCACGAGTACTTCCAGCGCGACGGCGATCACCTGGTGATGGAGATGCCCATCTCCTTCACCCAGGCGGCGCTCGGGGCCGAAGTCGAGGTGCCCACGCTCGACGGCCGGGCCACCCTCACGATCCCGCGGGCCTCGCAGCACGGCGCCGTGCTCCGCATCCCCGGCGAGGGTGTGCCCAATCTCCGGAGCGCCCGGCGCGGCGATCTGGTCGTGGTCGCCAAGATCGAGATCCCCAAGAGGCTCACCTCGGCACAGGAGAAACTCCTCCGGGATTTCGCCGCCACGGAGAACCACGACGTGCTGCCCGAGAGCCAGGGATTCTGGAAGAAGATCAAGGACACCTTCGCGGGGTCGTAG
- the groL gene encoding chaperonin GroEL (60 kDa chaperone family; promotes refolding of misfolded polypeptides especially under stressful conditions; forms two stacked rings of heptamers to form a barrel-shaped 14mer; ends can be capped by GroES; misfolded proteins enter the barrel where they are refolded when GroES binds), whose translation MSTKQVMFSDAALLEMKKGVKRLARAVKVTMGPTGRNVIIQKSYGGPSITKDGVSVSKEITLPEPFESMGAKMVNEVAKKTADKAGDGTTAATVLAEAIFLEGIRHVTAGANPVQVQRGITAAATAAAEAIDKMSVKCKGIEDYRKVATVSANHDATIGGIIAEAITKVGAEGVVEVEEGKSAETTLEYVEGMAFDKGYISPYFMTDPKTAECVLEDCIILIHEKKIANLTDLLPLLNKVAAGGQPLLIIAEEVENEALAALVVNRLRGTLKICAVKAPGFGDRRKAMLADIAVLTGGTFFAEDLGRSLESIQIGELGRAKKIVVTKDETTIIEGAGKKREIEGRAEQIKAQHDKSTSDYDREKLMERLAKLTGGVAIINVGAATEVAMKEKKDRVDDALHATRAAAKEGYVPGGGVALVRTQDAIIAAQKKAKGDEKIGFDIVLHATEACLKQIAANGGHDGDLVVEKVKEKSGGWGFNAATGEYEDLVKAGIIDPALVPKTALINAASVAGLMLTTDCLITELKEETEPAAGAVS comes from the coding sequence ATGTCCACAAAACAAGTCATGTTCTCCGACGCGGCCCTCCTCGAGATGAAGAAGGGCGTCAAGCGGCTCGCGCGGGCCGTCAAGGTCACGATGGGCCCCACCGGCCGAAACGTGATCATCCAGAAGTCGTACGGCGGACCGTCGATCACCAAGGACGGCGTGAGCGTCTCCAAGGAGATCACGCTCCCCGAGCCCTTCGAGTCGATGGGCGCCAAGATGGTCAACGAGGTGGCCAAGAAGACGGCCGACAAGGCCGGCGACGGCACCACCGCCGCCACCGTCCTCGCCGAGGCCATCTTCCTTGAGGGCATCCGGCACGTCACCGCCGGCGCCAACCCCGTGCAGGTGCAGCGGGGCATCACCGCCGCCGCCACCGCGGCGGCCGAGGCGATCGACAAGATGTCGGTCAAGTGCAAGGGCATCGAGGATTACCGCAAGGTCGCGACCGTCTCGGCCAACCACGACGCCACGATCGGCGGCATCATCGCCGAAGCGATCACGAAGGTCGGCGCCGAGGGCGTCGTCGAGGTGGAGGAGGGCAAGAGCGCCGAGACGACCCTTGAGTACGTCGAGGGCATGGCCTTCGACAAGGGCTACATCTCGCCCTACTTCATGACCGACCCCAAGACCGCCGAGTGCGTCCTCGAGGACTGCATCATCCTCATCCACGAAAAGAAGATCGCCAACCTGACGGACCTGCTGCCGCTGCTGAACAAGGTCGCCGCGGGTGGTCAGCCGCTGCTGATCATCGCCGAGGAGGTCGAGAACGAGGCCCTCGCCGCGCTGGTCGTCAACCGGCTCCGTGGGACGCTGAAGATCTGCGCCGTCAAGGCCCCCGGGTTCGGCGACCGCCGCAAGGCGATGCTCGCGGACATCGCGGTGCTCACCGGCGGCACGTTCTTCGCTGAGGACCTGGGCCGCAGCCTCGAGTCGATCCAGATCGGCGAGCTCGGAAGGGCCAAGAAGATCGTCGTCACCAAGGACGAGACGACCATCATCGAGGGTGCCGGAAAGAAGCGGGAGATCGAGGGCCGCGCCGAGCAGATCAAGGCCCAGCACGACAAGTCCACCAGCGACTACGACCGCGAGAAGCTCATGGAGCGCCTCGCCAAGCTCACGGGCGGCGTTGCCATCATCAACGTCGGCGCCGCGACCGAGGTCGCCATGAAGGAAAAGAAGGACCGCGTCGACGACGCCCTGCACGCCACCCGCGCGGCGGCCAAGGAGGGGTACGTCCCCGGCGGCGGCGTGGCCCTGGTCCGCACCCAGGACGCGATCATCGCCGCCCAGAAGAAGGCCAAGGGCGACGAGAAGATCGGTTTCGACATTGTTCTGCACGCCACCGAGGCCTGCCTCAAGCAGATCGCCGCGAACGGCGGGCACGACGGCGACCTCGTCGTCGAGAAGGTCAAGGAGAAGTCCGGCGGCTGGGGCTTCAACGCCGCCACCGGGGAGTACGAGGACCTGGTCAAGGCCGGCATCATCGATCCGGCCCTCGTCCCCAAGACGGCGCTGATCAACGCGGCGAGCGTCGCTGGGCTCATGCTCACGACCGACTGCCTGATCACGGAACTCAAGGAAGAGACCGAACCCGCCGCGGGCGCGGTGAGCTGA
- the groES gene encoding co-chaperone GroES: protein MAVKPLEDRVLVKPIESESKTASGIFLPESAKEKPVRGEVVAVGPGKRLDNGKRAEMSVKIGSTVVYGKYAGTEVEIKGAKHLILRESELLGVIEG, encoded by the coding sequence ATGGCCGTCAAGCCCCTTGAAGATCGTGTCCTGGTCAAGCCCATCGAGTCGGAATCCAAGACCGCGTCGGGCATTTTCCTGCCTGAGTCCGCCAAGGAGAAGCCCGTCCGCGGCGAGGTCGTCGCCGTCGGCCCCGGCAAGCGGCTCGACAACGGCAAGCGCGCCGAGATGTCGGTCAAGATCGGCAGCACCGTGGTGTACGGCAAGTACGCCGGCACCGAGGTCGAGATCAAGGGCGCGAAGCACCTGATCCTCCGGGAGTCCGAGCTCCTCGGCGTGATCGAGGGCTGA
- a CDS encoding DedA family protein, producing the protein MQSILDIFRDLPGFLDGFILEHGAWVYALLFSIVFAETGLVALPFLPGDSLLFTAGALAARGLMNIWLLATLLIIAAVIGDAVNYHIGRWLGPRIFRGEATSGLARLVNRRHLDRAHEFFERYGGKAVILGRFVPIVRTFVPFVAGAGTMNYRQFALYNVTGAFAWVGVCMGAGWWFGNIEFVRKNFEAVIVGIIVVSVIPIAVEYWMHRSRSRAVAADPASPGPQ; encoded by the coding sequence ATGCAGTCCATCCTCGATATCTTCCGCGACCTGCCGGGGTTTCTCGACGGGTTCATCCTGGAGCACGGCGCGTGGGTGTATGCGCTGCTGTTCTCGATTGTGTTCGCGGAGACAGGGCTGGTGGCGCTGCCCTTCCTGCCCGGGGACTCACTCCTGTTCACCGCCGGAGCTCTCGCGGCCCGCGGCCTGATGAACATCTGGCTTCTCGCCACGCTGCTGATCATCGCGGCGGTCATCGGCGATGCGGTGAACTACCACATCGGCCGCTGGCTGGGGCCGCGGATCTTTCGGGGGGAGGCGACCTCCGGACTGGCGAGGCTGGTCAATCGCCGGCACCTGGATCGGGCCCACGAGTTCTTCGAGCGGTACGGCGGCAAGGCGGTCATCCTGGGCCGGTTCGTGCCGATCGTGCGCACGTTCGTGCCGTTTGTGGCGGGGGCGGGGACGATGAACTACCGCCAGTTCGCCCTGTACAACGTCACCGGCGCCTTCGCCTGGGTTGGCGTGTGCATGGGCGCGGGATGGTGGTTCGGCAACATCGAGTTTGTGAGGAAGAACTTCGAAGCGGTCATCGTCGGCATCATCGTGGTGTCGGTGATCCCGATCGCAGTCGAGTACTGGATGCACAGGTCAAGGTCCCGTGCGGTCGCGGCGGATCCCGCGTCCCCGGGCCCGCAGTGA
- the groL gene encoding chaperonin GroEL (60 kDa chaperone family; promotes refolding of misfolded polypeptides especially under stressful conditions; forms two stacked rings of heptamers to form a barrel-shaped 14mer; ends can be capped by GroES; misfolded proteins enter the barrel where they are refolded when GroES binds) yields the protein MPAKALTFDVDARQALLAGVEKLARAVKSTLGPRGRNAVLDKSWGGPTVTKDGVSVAEEIELKDKAQDMGARLVKEAASKTSDEAGDGTTTATVLAEALFREGLKHIAAGVDANALIRGMKKAVEVACGEIRSLAKPVKGKDDILSVATISANNDPEVGQIMADAFEKVGKDGVITVEEGKSLETEVTVVEGMQFDRGFLSPNFVTNVDDMTVELDKCLVLIHEDKIESVNKLVPLLEKVMQAKKPLLIIAEDVSGEALSTLVINKLRGTLQVCAVKAPGYGDRRKAMLEDIAVLTGAQPVMKDLGIELDSVELKQLGMAKRVEVDADNTTVIEGAGETKAIQARIAQIRSEIDRTTSDYDREKLQERLAKLSGGVAQINVGAASEAELKEKKARVEDALHATRAAVTDGVVPGGGVSFVRARKAVSEIKEYRAVYGKPGQSDEKTADDVGHAKYDFAAGVDVVLKTLSVPLQTIADNAGEKGTVVVSKVAEGTGSFGFNALTLEYGDLLKQGVLTPAKVDLSALQNATSVATVLLAADCIITSKPEKKDDHHHDHGPGGGMGGGMGGMGGMGGMGGMGGMGGMGF from the coding sequence ATGCCCGCCAAAGCCCTCACGTTCGATGTTGATGCCCGTCAGGCCCTCCTCGCCGGAGTCGAGAAACTCGCCCGCGCGGTCAAGAGCACCCTCGGCCCCCGGGGCCGGAATGCCGTACTGGACAAGTCCTGGGGCGGCCCAACGGTTACCAAGGACGGGGTGAGCGTCGCCGAGGAGATCGAACTGAAGGACAAGGCCCAGGACATGGGCGCCCGCCTGGTCAAGGAGGCGGCGAGCAAGACCTCCGACGAGGCCGGCGACGGCACGACCACGGCGACGGTGCTGGCCGAGGCGCTGTTCCGCGAGGGTCTCAAGCACATCGCCGCCGGCGTGGATGCGAACGCCCTGATCCGCGGCATGAAGAAGGCGGTCGAGGTCGCCTGCGGCGAGATCCGCTCGCTGGCCAAGCCGGTCAAGGGGAAGGATGACATCCTCAGCGTCGCGACGATCTCCGCCAACAACGACCCCGAGGTCGGCCAGATCATGGCCGATGCCTTCGAGAAGGTCGGCAAGGACGGCGTGATCACGGTCGAAGAGGGCAAGAGCCTCGAGACCGAGGTGACGGTGGTGGAGGGAATGCAGTTTGATCGCGGGTTCCTCTCGCCGAACTTTGTCACCAACGTCGACGACATGACCGTCGAGCTGGACAAGTGCCTTGTCCTGATCCACGAGGACAAGATCGAGAGCGTCAACAAGCTGGTCCCGCTCCTCGAGAAGGTGATGCAGGCGAAGAAGCCCCTGCTCATCATCGCCGAGGATGTCTCCGGCGAGGCCCTCTCCACGCTCGTGATCAACAAGCTCCGCGGCACGCTGCAGGTGTGCGCCGTCAAGGCCCCGGGCTACGGCGACCGTCGCAAGGCCATGCTGGAGGACATCGCGGTGCTCACCGGCGCCCAGCCGGTCATGAAGGACCTGGGCATCGAACTCGACAGCGTCGAACTCAAGCAGCTCGGCATGGCCAAGCGCGTCGAGGTGGACGCGGACAACACCACGGTCATCGAGGGCGCGGGCGAGACAAAGGCGATCCAGGCCCGCATCGCCCAGATCCGCTCCGAGATCGACCGGACCACCAGCGACTACGACCGCGAGAAGCTCCAGGAGCGGCTCGCGAAGCTCTCCGGCGGCGTGGCGCAGATCAACGTCGGCGCGGCGTCCGAGGCGGAACTCAAGGAAAAGAAGGCCCGCGTCGAGGACGCGCTGCACGCGACCCGCGCGGCGGTGACCGACGGCGTGGTGCCCGGCGGCGGCGTCTCATTCGTCCGTGCCCGCAAGGCCGTGTCGGAGATCAAGGAGTACCGCGCGGTCTACGGCAAGCCCGGCCAGTCCGATGAGAAGACCGCCGACGACGTCGGGCACGCAAAGTACGACTTCGCGGCCGGTGTCGACGTCGTCCTCAAGACGCTGAGCGTCCCGCTCCAGACCATCGCCGACAACGCGGGCGAGAAGGGCACCGTTGTGGTCTCCAAGGTGGCGGAGGGCACCGGTTCGTTCGGGTTCAACGCCCTGACGCTCGAGTACGGCGACCTGCTCAAGCAGGGCGTGTTGACTCCCGCGAAGGTGGACCTGAGCGCTCTTCAGAACGCGACGAGCGTTGCGACCGTGCTGCTCGCTGCGGACTGCATCATCACGAGCAAGCCCGAGAAGAAGGACGACCACCACCACGACCACGGACCCGGCGGCGGGATGGGAGGTGGCATGGGAGGCATGGGAGGCATGGGTGGAATGGGAGGAATGGGTGGTATGGGAGGCATGGGGTTCTAA
- a CDS encoding NADH-quinone oxidoreductase subunit A: protein MHGSLSLAAVDVNSYAAVLLLILMAVGFAVFNIVVTLMVGPKRDGRTKGSTYEAGMNPIGTARKRFNVRFYLIAVVFLVFDIEIIFLYPWAVTFPSLDMHTPEARMWLFRILFFLFTSVVAYVYGFRKGVFRFD from the coding sequence ATGCACGGAAGCCTGTCCCTCGCCGCGGTCGACGTGAACTCCTACGCCGCCGTCCTGCTGCTGATCCTGATGGCGGTCGGGTTCGCGGTATTCAATATCGTCGTCACTCTCATGGTCGGCCCGAAGCGCGACGGCCGGACGAAGGGAAGCACGTACGAGGCGGGGATGAACCCCATCGGGACCGCGCGCAAGCGGTTCAATGTCCGGTTCTACCTCATCGCCGTGGTCTTCCTGGTCTTTGATATCGAGATCATCTTCCTGTACCCGTGGGCGGTGACGTTCCCCTCCCTCGACATGCACACGCCCGAGGCGCGGATGTGGCTCTTCCGCATCCTGTTCTTCCTTTTCACCAGCGTGGTCGCGTACGTCTACGGATTTCGGAAGGGCGTCTTCCGGTTCGACTGA